From Malaya genurostris strain Urasoe2022 chromosome 2, Malgen_1.1, whole genome shotgun sequence:
ccgaaaacatcctgtctgtcatctagactgtgtttatttttttcatttaccaacagagttgccattcatgcagaattacctgtaatgtattgatttgtatacgtccatgcgaatttcatgcaggatacaaatttaatacatattgccaaaactatatacagaattatgcctacttctcatcctccaacgcaatacaaaatcgaacccgttttgttacaatatttacttgcttctggtctgccgccacttaattttgggtgaaaactaccaacacaataaaaaatcctGTCTAGATGAactacgttgagtcaaataaatggttaccttccaacatcgcgaaaaagttaaatatattatcaacgtaatccaaaaatttattgtgacgattcattttcaaaaattttgatgaaatcaagcatccctgcaagcagctgatcggtgttgacaaacgaggggaaaccaactagtagaaaaacttttacgtcacacaaggggtgtaccgatagtaaatagttcgcgcagtacaatataggtggaactaatgcatcacgaaaaattatttttataagaatttactcatactgtcatgtctgttagtctgtgcttgcaCTACGAAAAGATATTCCGCTGCTTATCTCACTGAATCATTTTAGCCCTTTTTTCCGTGTACTTTTTTCTCGATTGTTTTGTTGTAGCCATCTGAAaactaaaagaaaatatatagtTATGGACGAACCCGAATAACATATGGCACGTATATATAGACGCCAGCAATAAGGCGCCAGTGTTTTCGACACATGGAGATGTCAGCTACTCTGTTACCAATTATCGAAACGCTGACATTGCAGCAGATATTCGGACATCGTGGTTGCATCAGCCAGGAACTATTTGTAATTACATCAACCCTAACTCCCATACCGCATCAACGACTTCGACATGTTCGCACGAACATCCAGATAACACAGGCTAGTCAGTTCTTTTCCACAATTTAGAAAGTTTAGTCCAAAATTAAGTTTAGTAAATGAAATGTAATTATTTTCAAAACCCTTACGATGTTGACAAACACAATTTACCATCAAAGCTAATCAATTCACACCAAGGGGTGAAAACGAGAGTGGCAATATTGAGACATGCACCaatgcattgtgttaatgtgtgtttGGAACACTACTCTAAGCGACCCACACTTTatttacttgccaaatgacatTATGCCAAACATGTTTATGTCAATCAAAAGTTATGGCgaacaaatttatgccaaacaaaattcggTCAAATTACTTACACCCCTCGGGCACAGAGCATCTCAGCcgaaggttttttttaacttcGAACAATTAAATCTATTGACATATCCATTTCGTTAGAATGATCCGATGCGATTGTTGAAGCTCAATGCCATAAACTCTAAAATCGATGCATAGCGAATGCGAAACTATGAATACATCGTTACTTCTCGGTCCACTTATacaatttgaaaatgttatcTGAAAACTAAATGATATCCAAATATCTTGCAGCAGTTTGATTCAGCATATCTGAAATAAATATACATGCAAACTTTTGCCAGCAGAATAAACAGTATTCAcaacaaattgaactgccgtcactctgacagtgtagcATGACAGTGTCTGGCATGCCGAAAAAAGACTCCTCGAAAATTTATCGgagcattccgtattataatttgtatttgcttttAATGCAGAAAATAGTGAATAAGACGATAAAAATACCCAGAGATTTGTCTTtgtcgcaaaatcagcaaatttaatgaaaaatgcgAAAGGGCATAACTTCATAATTTAGACAGGAagcataaaaataaacaaatcgatAAAGAgcgatgttgatttattcagtggatatataAGGAACGTGGTAAAATGTGCATGCTTTAAAAGATAAAccaacaattcatcgactaatcaattgatctgagaatatacgataatttctaaataggatttgaaactgcagtcgaaacattcaacgatgtttttctccatttgctgtcaatgttagattcgcccttctttgaaaaacagctgatatacTTTTGGTCAATTGAGGTTACTATGCCTGGTAAAAAATAAACGGGCGACCCTAGTGAAAAATGGGCGGACAGTATATtcactgatgaaaacaaaacaatatgtaagagTGATTCACAcatgcgtcaaaatttacagactttaacATCGTTGCCAccctttttttgctcgtcaagtcagtttagcgtcaGAAATATAAacatacactgagctaaattttctttttcacattatatgatattctaatgattttgcactattagcatttccaataatagttacaagatgtgttcaacatcatgtcaaatatatgagataatcttatgaaacataaaactcttcttaacgttatttttacaggatttccatataacgaatgaaatttccagtctgagtcaaattgattggcgcgtcttataaccattactagatatccgcacaacatgcattggaacaatttatgaagcgcatataatattcacttcgattttatttagataggttcatatataccatatgactagttttaaaaaattgtatatatatatatatatatatatatatatatatatatatatatatatatatatatatatatatatatataactttcaatagagctcatacgaatagcagataatcgccaactactacttttctttgaggattcaagctttactagtattccgttcggtaagggagcacctcatgatatttgcgaaaaagaagtgagattccgagactgaaaataaaaatgaatcttactagacagatagagtaatgaaatgtaccggatatatatttcatggtccgttaacgcatatccttgaacgaagttggatgagctgtcttgtcagcgatttaaaattacattgagatgcggaacttcctgaaaaaaaatggtctggagcagttgatgaatatcggagacacaactatttcttcagcttcaagcagtacgattcacgacttccatcggatttccatataaattatatgggatatttttataactttcattatgataacgtccatttagatttgacgtacacattaaataaagattataagtttccatataatttctatgaattatattctgcatatgattcatatgacaaatctaatgaatataaataagattttcatttcagtgtacttgctaactgcagattttttttcggatatacagacttttgcaaccctgtctgaagatatttctcgggtgatttttcaatagggcgtataagcaagtgacagtttatctttaatcactctctctttcgattattgtaatgtgattaaaaagattttctttaatATCACTATTCTTTTTTAAAGTCGaacgtttcgggtatcatttcatgcaaagagttgagtgataaacgtgcaaAACTACTTggttattaacagaagagagAGTAaccaaaaagaaactgtcacttgcttatacgcccttttgaaaaattaaccgagatttgaaatttttgcctggtaccagagatgccaggtattttcagagaaaatctgtattaccctgtataaaaaatctgtatttatctgtattcagagatgtctatctcctctgtgtgacgaagagcaagcaaaatttctccccccgcactgacaacttcagcgAGAGCtcatctctttcacatttatacaccactgttgtttaaagtgtgcacgcatcatgagtgcgtttgtttatttccttttacctcttccactgaatcgcaccaaagtgctagagcattagctaataaattctctgaggtggatgcagatactttcacagaggtgtacactccggtgagcactctgctgtatggtttgcgtagaagaagcgtggacacgcaaaatcagcaaaataaaacaatttatcgtaaaattgtcggttttccttgcaaatttttcatagcaaggccagatctactctctattaattgaagttcacagaagtgttcgctcaccatcacgcgccagtggtcacttgggtgtatttagacgagagcgcgtgtgagcgattcatgcgaagagaatgtgtttcactcgcgccagctgctttaaccacaagcacacactcaaatgctgtctattcgacactgagaagaagtgcgctttcctctttgtgcggtgcttcgttttttgcatcctcggtctggacaagaatctgactccagcgtgtatcactctggtgaaatgccatctctgtctgtattcactaataaaatgaaatttctacaatgaaATGATGTTGAACGCTATCTCAACAGATTATGGTTATATAATGAGAGTTTCAATGAgcatttattttttatcttcGTGGATCACAAAAATATGCAAAGagtggttcacaaaaatatgcaaGTGCATTACTCGCTTTGGTCAGTACCAAATTTGGCTCCGCTTCATCGTGCTCATTCTGTCTACGACCTTAGCCTATCAATAATGCTTCAAATTGTGATATAAATGTTTCTTTTGTGTTaatcatcaaatatctgcacataattttttactttaatttgtgatttgtcggttgattaaaattttttcaaatcgtcactgcaatcaaatactaaaagatagctcagatgaaaacagttgaatttttctttattacttTTTGTGACatgtgtataaatctgtattaaatttagggaatctgtataaaatctgtattctgtattagatctgtatgaggatgtaaaaatctgtataatacagataaatctgtataaatggcatctctgcctgGCACCTCTGAGGCTAATAGATGATCTGACATCTTTATCCCTCATTGTCTATCCTTTGCGTAACGCACGTAATGTAACATGCTATTTGTTTTTATATAAAGTAACACTCAAATGTCaggtcatatataattgaatcaATTTTGTTTGTGTGAGAGCTGATCGTGATGGAAAAGTTGCAAAATAATCCTTTTTAAAACAAAACTTCTTGTGTTACTTGTCGCTGAGCCTTGTTTATTATGATTAGTCTTTATATTGTGGTAATCATGATCTAGAATACATTTGAGTCAAGGCCAGTTCCAGTTTCGTTCCCATGAACAGAATTGATCAATTTGTAGTGTCAGGGAACATCAGCAGAACGTAGAAACAATAATAGGAGGTGGCAAGGGAAAAGCAGCACGCAGATCGAAACTGAGACGAAAAAGATGATGTGTCAAAGTGAAAGAGCTGATCATAAGATAGAAAAGCTCTCTTGGTTCGAATAAAAACAAGTTAAATTGTGGGTTGTTTTATCAGCCACTAAGTTGAAAAATACGAATTGATTGGTCTACATAAATTGCTTTAATTTGGAGGATATTTGATATCGAAAATCAATTCTGATCAAGTATCCAAAAAAAGTGTTACTAAATGAAGATTAAATGAGATCGACTGTAAGCTATATGTTATCGCAAGGACCAGGAGACCCGATAATGGCGCACCCAGATTATGAGCAACATCATTATCACCATGGTTGTCTGCTGATACTAGTGCGTGGAATCGGTCCTCTCAAACCACGGTCACTACAGCGAGTGTTCGAACGTATCCAAAGAGTAAACAATGTCAAAATTCCAGGTATTGTTTTaatgaacaataaaaaatatgtgTATATTTATCAATTTGGTATTTCGTACAGATTCTTCTGGCTCGACAAGAGACATATGGGTTCGCTATATTCGAGAGCATCCGGTGGAGAATAATGATTGGGGTGATTTCCAAACTCATCGTCGTTTGCTAGGCCTAATCACTGTTGGCAAATTTGACAACCAAAACGAGCTTAACGAATTGTGCCGTGTTCACGAATCTCTCAAAGTAAAGTACACCAATACGCTTTTTGATTCGCGGTGTCTATTGTTTGGTCCGGCCAGTGAAGAACTGCATAAAATGGTCAACAGTTTGGAAGAGAAGAAGGACCCCACAATCGAGAGCTGTTTCCAGACACCGTCCAACTTTAAAAGTAGAGCTTTTTTCTACCCAGAAAACGATTCCTGTTCGAATCTGGAAACAAAGATTTCAGAATTTATCACCTCTCTGTATTACATCTTGGAACTCAAACGTCTTGAGAAAACACGGGAGAAGGTTGATAAGGTGCCACTTCTGCTGGCTCCATTTGAAAAGAAAGATTTCGTTGGACTAGATCTTGAAAGTCGAAATAATAAGAAGCGTTGCATCGGTCGAATGACAAAGCATTTGGGAGATCTAACGCTACAGGCTGGTCTGGTAGCCGAATCGTTGAACCTCTTTCAATCTGCGAGTGAAACTCTACGTGCCATAAGCGATTCGCTCTGGCTTGGGGCGGCCTTCGAAGGATTGTGCGCCGCCTCTGCCATCCTGTTGTATCCCAATTTTCGCTACGCGATGTCAATTCAGCGGAACTCTAGTCTACAAGAGAATACGTCATCATCTCCGCAAAAGTTCAACCTTGCTCGTAGTCAGCTGGTTTCGAACAATGGTTACAATGGAGAAGTAACCGGTAACACTGTTAATCAGAAGAAAACTGACATGATGATCAATCTTAACTCGGAAACTGCCTCCATACCGGATAAAACTTCGGCCTCCTCTAACTCGTCTGCTTCGTCAATCAGTTCGACGTTTTCCTCTGGTTCCGGTGGGAGTACGGCTAGTGGTAGCTCTTCCTCTCTGACTGATTCCGGTACACTGGTGAACAAATCAGCAGTAGCACAAAAATTTCCACCGAATATTCTCCAACCAGATGATATTCCTTTGCGCTACCGGGAAGCCATCATCAATTACAGTAAATATCGCAATGCTGGTATAATTGAAACGGAAGCGGCTCTCAAAGCAGCCCGTATATGTATTGAACAAGGAAAGAATTTGGATGTAGCAATGTTTCTTCAGAACGTGTTGTACATAAATCTGAACATGAGTGAATTGCAGCGGGTTCGGAGATTTGAAGTGCTTACTGATTTGTATCAGAAAATAGGTTACAATCGAAAGGCAGCCTTTTGTCAGCGGTTGGCTGCCTGGCGCCATGTGGCCGTCAGTAACACTAACCCGGACTGGGGTCAAAGTTATCGACTCATGTTGGAGAGCTTTTCCGGTCACAAACTTACGTTGGAACCCCACGAAGTACTGGAGAATAATACCGGTTGGCCAGTGTTGCAAATTGATTTGCTACAGCAATTGGTCGGAACAGCTCGAAGGCTGGGTCAACCGGCACTGGCAACTAGGCACATGACATTCCTGCTACAAACCATGTGGAAACATCTGACGGCACACGATCAAAAGGAGATGGCACTGCAGTTGCAAAATCTAAGCTCGCAGTGTGAGGGTGCTCCGGTTCCATTGGTGTTGGAAAATGGAACTGTGATTCCACCGGCGAATTTAACCGATCTACCCTTGTGCAGTCAACTGGTGGTGAAAGATTTGCCGTCACATATGAGACCGATGAAGGTAGGTGGAGCAATAATCGAATCGAAAACTTATCACGACAATGGTTTTATGTTTTTAGATTGTAATAGCCAAAGTGGACCAGGGCCCGTTCCTGTTTACTCCCATTCATTTTAGTTCGATGGATCGTCGTCAGGCAAAAGACGACAGCAAAATTTCCTTCAACTGGATTCAGAATGATGTGTGTGAAGTCAATGTGAAGCTGACTAATCCTTTGCCGTTTGAGCTGCAGGTGACGGATATTCGCCTTTTGACCACGGGAGTCGTGTTCGAGGCATTCCCGCAAACGGTAATGCTACAACCGAATGTGCTGACAACGGTAGCACTGCATGGAACACCGATCGAGAAAGGTGAATTGGATATTCAGGGTTACAGCACTCATACGCTGGGTGTAAAATCGAACTGTCGTTTGAAGCACATGTTGCACCGAAGGCAACGCAATCTGCCTTCGCACTATCAGGTCAATGTGATTCCGGCGCTTCCAAAGCTAGAACTAAAGACAAGCCTCCCACAGACTGCGACTTTTAGTGGAATGCCGAACGCGGACTGTGTCACAACTTCCGCCAGCATTACACTGTACAATGGCGAGAAGGGAGAATGTGTAGTAACTCTGACCAACACCAGTAACATCCTGATCGAGTACATTGATGCAACGTTTCATTCGAATATGGATGCAAATTTGCAGAATAGGATTTTTCAATTAGCATATGATGAACTGATGTCAAAACTACCTATCAAACCGAACGAAAGTATCGATTTCAAGCTTATTATTTATGGCGAGGCTGATTTTATGGGAGCTGTGGCAAACGGTCAACAGTTGTTTTCCCATCACGACGGTATAAATAGTGCGGGACCTCAAAGTCTAACGGCATCCCACAGCGGAGGTGTCATGGGCGGTACCATCAGTGGTAGTGGCAATCCAAGCATCCCTAGTCGAATCAGCTCACCAACTAATACCCAAAGGCGGAATGATCCGCTGACGTCCAGTTTTAGGTCGTCACATTCGGGCCACTCTTCGTTGGCTACCCTTAGTGTCGGAATAGCAACAGGGCATATGCCCCGGCAGCTGGAGGCACAGCTGCGTTTCAAATACTCAGGTGGAGAAGGCATGCAGGAAGGATTCTGTAGGCAATGCGCGATTTCGTTCAATGTTGAACTACTGCCGAGTGCACAGATAACTAATTGGGATGTTCTGTCAGCGGAAATGTAATTATGGTGATGTGTTACGGTGAATGCTAATAataagtaacaattttttttctagcccTTCTCAGTTTTACTTGGTGTTGGATGTTGTCAATCTAACCGTTCAGGAAATGTCCCTCAACTACACCTCCAATAAGACAATACTAATTGAAGCAAAGGAAAGTTGTCGTGTTCCGGTGCCAGTCGATCGATGTCCGTTGGAGCGAATTCTGTCGGCTATGGAACAACAGCTTCAATCGTTGAATAGCACATCTGTCGATGGTCACCCCAGCATGCTAAGTGGGGTCGGTGTGACCACTACCAGCGGTGACACGGCAGATCTAACGGAACGGGTGTGCTCCGAACACATCTCTGAGAACGTAAGTTTGAAATGGTCTCTGCCAGGATTGGACTGTAGCGGAGTTGCTTCCCTGAGAGGAATTACACTTTCACCGACGATGCTGGATCTAGTGACCGTACCACCGTTGCAGTGGGGTAATTTTAGTCTATTTTCACAATTGTCACTTTAGACAATTGTCACTTTACCAAAATGtcaatcgaaaatattttttgcagaAGTAAAAGTCGATAACCAATTGGTTGCTCCCCAGTCGGAAGTAACATGTGTGACGGGACAGTTCATGGCACTGAGCATCGGAATCTGCAATTTATCGGCATCAGTTTTGCAAAAGGTACAACTCTCCGTTCAGTTCTACCAGGACTATCAAAATGGGCACCACAACTATCGACTGGAAACACGAGTCACAATGACCGGTCCGAATCAgtaagtttagtttttttttatatctacAAACTAGCCGATTAATGGTTAATGAAAACTTTGCAGCATCCTCATCCCATCCCTCAATAAAGATGAGAAAGCATTCCACGAGTGTTCGGTGCTGTTTTTTACACCCGGCCGCTTCAAAGCGGACATTCAGTGCCGATCGCTAAACTCAACCGGGGATCATGGGTCATCGTCTTCGCACGTGTGGCGCTTCATACCACCTGTGGAGATAACCGTAATCGATCAATGAAGGATTAGTTTTGACTCACGCTTTGTAGCTTGTTCGTTCGTTACTGTTAGGCGACCGAACAAAACGAGCTATAATTATCGCCAAACTACTATAACAACTCAGCTAGGCTCACAATTAAACGAAGAAAGTTTCTATCGTGTGATCGGGTTTCGCATGTGTAGTTTCTTGAAGAtctttattataattattattttatataattgTAAGTAGGTTGGTAGCGAGTAACTGGTCTGGTAAATAATTggaaaatataacaatataacgagGAAATTAAATAACTTTGTCAGAGATAAGAGCTGTCATGATTCCAGATCACAAATGCAGAACAAAAGCAAAAATAGTTTTCACATTacaattctgtttttttttcttgtaagaTTATTACTCTTTCAAAATGCTAGAGCATCTAAACTACATAacgtaaaatgaaatttttttcgtacaGTTTTTACACTTATGATGATTCTCACACTTACGGTTTTTTTTGTATGGACTTGGTGAGGATAGTCGAATTTAGTAGATATTGTGCAAACGTATAGCAAcaaacaaaacataaaaaaaacatacaaacatGAAACTGTTAAGCCAACAAACGTACAGTTTAAAAATAAGAAGAGCTATTATAGGACGCTGCAAGAACACTAAGATTTTTCTGTTAACATGAAACAATGGATGTTATTTATTATCTAATAAAGTTGCTGAAGCAATGCTTATTATGAATTGTAAATCATCGTTTTTTTAATGTCCTAACTTACCATACCTGCCCCGAACCATCGTGGTTGGATTGGTAACGATTTGTTCCGTTGTTCTAAACAAACGGAAGTTTTGTGCGTGTGTTTTGTTTCGAAGCTTACATACTGCGAATGATATTCTACCACACACGAGCCAACTCTCATACAGTCCGTGtgctgtaccttttcaaaaacacgcacacgaagtcCGAAGCACACGCTTGTGTgccatgttgctactagatcgagagacgtatgcttcgaagaaccagctcgcgatgctgGCCCATGAGCTGGAATGGGGGACTAGCTCGTGAGCTGATTCATGTGCTGACTTCAGTGtccgttttttattttatttaataatataatataatatttaatcacacagtgtccgctccttattgtctcttgtcagtaggtggactacacaaatagcacacgctcatgagtctggtttgaaaagcacagcacacgagcttattaggcacacactgcaggtatagaacagctcgtgtgctgagctcggacatcactgCTACCGCAACACTATTTTTTATCTAGTGCACCATCTAAGTTTTATGATTTGAACTAGCAGAATGACGATTATTTATTTTACTGTCTGCTACGGAGAACTCATATCGTTTTGATTATTTGATAATTTACGGatcttttacaaaaaaaaacagtttaatgaaaaacgtgaaaaatatgtgtttccttCAACTACATATATAATAGGTGTATAAATAAGTTTGAGCTGACTTTTTTTCGAGATTTGAaagtttatttataaaaaatgtgGGGTGGGGGTtcaaaagattgaaagaatagagCGTCCACAATATTGACTctgtaaaacaaattctgataacgaagtatgaattgtcaagttatttgcacttttatataatactCTATTGTTTATGGAACTTGataatgttgaaaaatattcCATACGGTGGGAGAGGGAAGGGGCCAAAATCCCTGCACAcatcaatttctctataaagtatgatacacaaaactgacttggcgagcaaaaataataaaaaaaacccttcctaatccacctagtggtgtgataatgcctttctcttctttcataacagtctcatgaaatatgtttcatacttttactaaataattttggatactaattttgtcaccaattgattcagattgattcgagtggttcacaaaagcatgcttcagtgtttatgtcacacagtcagcatcatttttccaaactagtgcttgacatttacgttgcctatttgtaatcagtgatgctaatctaaaaaaagccttcttagtgcatatagtggaattttcatatatcttgaaaatcaccataggggggagtacatgaaattttcgaaatcgaaaaaaaatttttgatgccaaaaggcttagaattgcatgaaacgtcgagatttagtgtcatctcgaaaaaattttttttgaaaaagttgactttttgggacttagaaaaaatatgaaaatttttctaagtcccagaaagttgattttttcaaaaaaatttttttttgagatgacactaaatttcgatgtttcatgcagttttaagagtttcggcatcaaaaaaaaatttcgattttggaaatttcatgtactcccccctatgatgctttttcaagatcgaaaattgtcaaacctttaccaccgggcagcaccccttacgcatgtccgatttagctcaaattttgcatgaaggcttttttcgaggtgctaaaacttttgagcactagagcttaacgaaaatagaggtgatcccaaaattttggcacccttatatatataagagcggtaaaaatcaatgtgttttgtcggttacgtcacttatttccatcatatatctggaaccaaaagtcacaaccatttgatcttcgaactcgatcaatggctcgacagtagctttcaaacgagcccaagtttgttaaaatcggttcagccatctctgagaaaatttagcgcgttcaaatacaacgctttttgtcggttacgtcacttatacaaccatatctccggaaccaaaagtcacaaccatttgatcttcgaactcgatcaatggcccgacagtagctttcaaactagcccaagtttgttaaaatcggttcatccatctctgagaaaattgagcgcgttcaaatatcttcgaaaagtgcacacacacacacacacacacacacacacacacacacacacacacacacacacacacacacacacacacatacacaaacacacacagacattttccgatctcgtcgaactgagtcgaatggtatataacactatgggtctccgaggctccgttcgaaagtaggtttttccagcaattctaatacctttctatagagaaaggcaaaacgtcacGTCAAGttcaaaagtctgcgaaaaactcgattttgaaaagtctgcaattggcacaatgacgccaaaatgaaatgtagaggcaccgcttgtcaaatcggtaggaaaatttttaattacttctCCTTTTCAAAGGTTTTttataattcatttgaaaaagcaTATAGAATCagtggaaaaaatgtttttttttgtgatgtggtcacgttgatcttaatttattgtgcgaaaactaacgttgaTTTAGAATGGAGCATTCAACctggttcaataccatttttcaaatatccagaaataacaaataaaatatccaaaataCATGGTATTCGAGAAACAACATAACACTGGTTTAtgtttaaaaaactacaaggatcagccccatgtggttgttcgagccattgatgtggaacaagacaaccaaaatttcgaatgacctacaatcaaaaagttcaatcaatcgtcaaacttttgaatccgcaattgcacgagagtctgcttagattgatcttgattaggaaccaacaccgaacattgtttgtcttgatttgtatttgttttatagccgacgaaa
This genomic window contains:
- the LOC131432067 gene encoding protein brunelleschi, yielding MRSTVSYMLSQGPGDPIMAHPDYEQHHYHHGCLLILVRGIGPLKPRSLQRVFERIQRVNNVKIPDSSGSTRDIWVRYIREHPVENNDWGDFQTHRRLLGLITVGKFDNQNELNELCRVHESLKVKYTNTLFDSRCLLFGPASEELHKMVNSLEEKKDPTIESCFQTPSNFKSRAFFYPENDSCSNLETKISEFITSLYYILELKRLEKTREKVDKVPLLLAPFEKKDFVGLDLESRNNKKRCIGRMTKHLGDLTLQAGLVAESLNLFQSASETLRAISDSLWLGAAFEGLCAASAILLYPNFRYAMSIQRNSSLQENTSSSPQKFNLARSQLVSNNGYNGEVTGNTVNQKKTDMMINLNSETASIPDKTSASSNSSASSISSTFSSGSGGSTASGSSSSLTDSGTLVNKSAVAQKFPPNILQPDDIPLRYREAIINYSKYRNAGIIETEAALKAARICIEQGKNLDVAMFLQNVLYINLNMSELQRVRRFEVLTDLYQKIGYNRKAAFCQRLAAWRHVAVSNTNPDWGQSYRLMLESFSGHKLTLEPHEVLENNTGWPVLQIDLLQQLVGTARRLGQPALATRHMTFLLQTMWKHLTAHDQKEMALQLQNLSSQCEGAPVPLVLENGTVIPPANLTDLPLCSQLVVKDLPSHMRPMKIVIAKVDQGPFLFTPIHFSSMDRRQAKDDSKISFNWIQNDVCEVNVKLTNPLPFELQVTDIRLLTTGVVFEAFPQTVMLQPNVLTTVALHGTPIEKGELDIQGYSTHTLGVKSNCRLKHMLHRRQRNLPSHYQVNVIPALPKLELKTSLPQTATFSGMPNADCVTTSASITLYNGEKGECVVTLTNTSNILIEYIDATFHSNMDANLQNRIFQLAYDELMSKLPIKPNESIDFKLIIYGEADFMGAVANGQQLFSHHDGINSAGPQSLTASHSGGVMGGTISGSGNPSIPSRISSPTNTQRRNDPLTSSFRSSHSGHSSLATLSVGIATGHMPRQLEAQLRFKYSGGEGMQEGFCRQCAISFNVELLPSAQITNWDVLSAEIPSQFYLVLDVVNLTVQEMSLNYTSNKTILIEAKESCRVPVPVDRCPLERILSAMEQQLQSLNSTSVDGHPSMLSGVGVTTTSGDTADLTERVCSEHISENVSLKWSLPGLDCSGVASLRGITLSPTMLDLVTVPPLQWEVKVDNQLVAPQSEVTCVTGQFMALSIGICNLSASVLQKVQLSVQFYQDYQNGHHNYRLETRVTMTGPNHILIPSLNKDEKAFHECSVLFFTPGRFKADIQCRSLNSTGDHGSSSSHVWRFIPPVEITVIDQ